The sequence below is a genomic window from Haemophilus pittmaniae.
TGCAGAAATGGCGAAAAGTTTCGGCGTGAGTCCCGGCACTATCCACGTACGGGTAGAAAAAATGCGCCAATCAGGCATTATTGAAGGTACAAAAGCCATTATTAATGAACGCAAACTCGGCTATGACGTGTGTTGTTTTATTGGCATCATCCTAAAAAGTGCTAAGGATTATGATAAAGTGATCAAACAGTTAGAGGCGTTTGATGAAGTGGTAGAAGCCTATTACACCACTGGCAACTATTCGATTTTTATTAAAGTGATGACCCATACCATCGCCGAATTGCACTCTGTATTAGCAACTAAAATCCAGCTTATTGACGAAATCCAATCAACGGAAACCTTAATTTCCATGCAAAATCCAATTTTGCGGGATATTAAGCCATAAAAAAACGCGGTCTGCTTTTTTGGGGTTTAGTCTAAAATCGATGCTAAGTCATTGATTTTATTAGACCTCTATTGCAAACCGCATTTTTACTTAGCAATTAGTCACATATCACTTTAACCGCAAGACCACCGGTGGAGGTTTCGCGATATTTCGCATTCATGTCTTTACCGGTTTCATACATGGTTTCAATGACCTTATCCAAGCTAACTCGTGGATTAGAAGTACGACGCAATGCCATACGGCTAGCGTTAATCGCCTTCACCGCCGCAATTGCATTACGCTCAATACAAGGCACCTGCACCTGCCCACCAACGGGATCGCAAGTCAATCCTAAATTGTGCTCCATGGCGATTTCTGCGGCATTACACACTTGCAATGGCGTACCACCTAAAATTTCCGCTAATCCGGCAGCGGCCATCGAGCAAGCCACCCCGACTTCGCCTTGACAACCAACTTCCGCACCGGAGATGGAAGCATTCATTTTGTACAAGGAACCAATAATTCCTGCCGTTAATAAATAACGTCCTACAATTTCCGCTGATAGTGGCGCAATAAATTTACCATAATAGGACAAGACGGCAGGAATAATGCCGCAAGCACCATTAGTCGGTGCGGTAACAACTCGTCCTCCGGCCGCATTCTCTTCATTCACCGCCAAGGCATACATGTTAACCCAATCAATGACTTGCATTGGATCGTTAGTCAGATTGCTATTGGCATTTAGTAAACGATAAAGGGTTGCTGCACGACGCGGTACCTTCAATGGCCCAGGTAAGATACCTTCTGTACGGACACCATGCTTAATACAGGCTTCCATGGTTTCCCACACTTTCGCTAAATGCTCTTCCACCGCGGGACGACCATGCAATGCCAACTCATTTTCCCACATAATAGTGGAAATCATTTTACCGGTGTCATTGCAATGCTTCAGAATATCTTCTGCCGTTTGATAAGGATAAGGCACCTCTTCCTGTGTTTCTTGCTGTTGATTGAAATGGGCTTCATCCACAATAAAGCCGCCACCAATTGAATAATAGGTTTGTTGGTAAAGCACTTGATGCGATTCATCTAATGCGGTAATGCGCATTCCATTCTCGTGTAGCGATAAGAAAGAACTGTGAAAGATCATATTGTTGTCAAAATCAAATTTGACCGTTTTTGCTCCTTTATCAATAGCTAAACGACCGCTCGTCCGTAATTCTTCAATAAACTTCGGAATGAGATCGATATCCACATCATGTGGTAAATACCCCGCCAATCCCATAATAATGGCGGTATCGGTGGCGTGGCCATGGCCGGTCATCGATAACGAACCATACACATCCACCACAATTTCTGCGGTTGTAGCAAAACAGCCCTGCGCATGCAGATCATCAATAAACTGCTTGCCCGCTTTCATCGGCCCAACCGTATGAGAGCTGGATGGACCGATGCCGATTTTAAACATATCGAAAACGCTTATCATAACTTTCCTATAATTTCATAATGCCTTTTAAAAAAGGTCAGAATAATAATCCATATAAGAGTGCAGAGATAGCAATTAATCCCATCACCACCACAAATATATTGCTAAAGCGTCCTTGATAACGAGCCATTGCCGGCACTTTGCGAATCGCATACATTGGCATGATGAACAAAATCATTGCAATGATTGGGCCACCAAGAGATTCGATCAAACCTAAAATGCTCGGATTAATGATTGCTACACCCCATAGCGTAATTAGGAAGAATACCGCAGCATAGATATTCAATTTTCTACGATTAACCTGTTTACCACTCAATTTAATGTATAAGCCTTCCAAACCTTCACGAGCCCCCAGGTAATGGCCAAAGAAGGAACTAGTAATTGCAAAGAATGCCACCGCAGGACCAAAGTAAGTGATTACCGGATTATCAAATTTATTCGCCAAGAACGATAAAATCGGAATATTTTGCTCTTTCGCAGCCATTAATTCTGCTGGAGTTAAAGTCAAAACACAGCTAAATACAAAGAGCATCACGAAAGCCAATAACATTGTCGATGCGCCTTTTTCGGTACGGCCAATATGATATTCTGTTTTTTCAAATTCCTGATATTCACGTTGCTGGGAAAGAGTAAAAGAAGAAATCGCCGGTGAATGGTTAAAGGAGAATACCAACACAGGGATCGTCAACCATAAGGTCACAAAAAAACCTTGTACTGTTGGCAATTCTTGTACGATTGCGAGATTCCAGTTTGGAATGAGGTAGATTGAAAGGCCCAATAAAATCAAGACTAATGGATAAACCAACCACTCGGTAATTTTTAACATCACGCGTTCATTGAATAACATTACTGAAATCAGTGCAGCAATTAAAACTAAAGACAATACGGCGCGATTCGGTTCCGCAAAGTGTAATTGGTTCACAATAAAGGAATTCACTGTATTGGTAATGCCATTACCATAAATCAGCAAAATTGGAAAAATCGCAAAGAAATAAAGTAATGTGATCAATTTCCCTGCTGTTTTACCAAAATGCTCTTCGACTACTTCGGTAATATCGCTACCTGGTTTTTTAGATGAAAGCACAAAATACGCCAAAGCACGGTGGGCAAAATAAGTCATAGGCCCAACGATCACGGCCATAAATACTAACGGCCAAAAGCCGCCCATTCCGGCGGTAATCGGTAAAAACAAGATGCCTGCGCCTACCGCGGTGCCAAACAAATTGATAACCCAGGCAAAATCAAATTTATTCCATCTTGCACGATACGAATGATGCATAAATCACCTCAGATAAAAGTTAAAAAATAAAAATCTTTCCTATGGAAGTAGCTTCCGTTTAAATGGATGCGCATCATAAGGAATCCTCGTTTGAGCACAATGCGCGATACATAGGAATGTGATCTATTTAACACTTTTGGGTGACTTAATTACCGAAAACAGTATCTAGATCAAATGATTCAAAAAAAGCCTCTGAAATTAAATAAATTCAAAAGCATCTGTGCAATTTTTGGCAAAAAAACAACTTTCAAATCATTATCAATAAAATCAATGAGTTACATTGTATTTTTGGGAGAACTTATGTTTTCTAAGGGGCGTTTGGTGGAACAATAAAAAACGAATTTATGAAACAAAAAAGGCATGCTAAATGCATGCCTCTATTTTGTAGTATCAACACTAATTACGCATTTTCAATCCCGAAGGAAATGACTTGGCTAATATCATTCAACCCCAATGCCAGCATAATCAGTCTATCCAGTCCCAAAGCTACGCCTGAGGTATTCGGAATACCGGCTTGTAAAGCAGCTAAAAAACGATGATCAATAGCACGGGTTGGCAAGCCATTTTTCTCACGTAACCGATTGTCCAATTCAAAACGGCGTTGTTGCTCGGCGGCATCCGTCAATTCGTGGAAACCATTCGCCAATTCCAGCCCCTGATAATAGAATTCAAAACGCTCAGCCACCCGGTAATCCTCCGGGCTGAGCTGGGCTAATGCCGCTTGCGAAGAAGGGAAATGATAAACCGCCACCGGTGCCTCACGCCCGATTTGCGGCTCAATCACGCTAGAAAATAGGAATTGCAATAAGGTATCGCGATCTTCATCGTCATCGGCAATAAATTGATGTTTGCGCGCGACTTCGATTAATTCGGCTCGGCTTGCAGAAAGCGGATCTAAGCCTAAATATTCTTGAAAAACAAATTGATAACTTAGGCTTTCAGCCGGTTTGCAATCTAAAATTTGTTGCAATAAGTCATCCACTTCATTAATCAAGCGATACATATCGAAATGCGGCCGATACCATTCCAACATCGTAAATTCAGGATTATGGCGAGAACCGGCTTCTTCGTTGCGGAACACTTTGCAAATTTGAAAAATCGGTCCACTCCCGGCAGCCAACAAGCGCTTCATATGATATTCAGGGCTGGTGGAAAGCCACAGCGTTTTTGATTTTGCATCGAAAGGAGCAATAAATTCGGTACTAAAAGTGGAAAGATGTAAGTCAGTAACACCAAACTCACTTAAGGTTGGTGTCTCAACTTCCAATAAACCGCGCTCACTAAAAAAACGACGGATTTCATTCAATATTTTGGCTCGAGCCAACAAGGTTTCGATGCTGGCGGAGGGCATCCATTGGGAGGATTTGGTCATCTTTAAGATTCTTTTCAATTTAGGTGTCGGCATTGTAAACGAGCATATTCGACAACTCAATCAATGAATTTGAAGAACCTAAAAATGAGAACCTTTTTCATTAAGTGTAACATTTTTTTAACTTTTTTGAGGTAGATCACAAAATGACAAGTTTCCTTTTGTAAAGCCTAAAAAAGGTTATTCAAGCCCACTCAAAAATGGCAGAATGGGCCGGTTCCCCCTATTCGGGGTATTTTTCTACTTTATATTGATTGGAGGATATCGTGCAAACGGTTAATGTCGATATTGCGATTGTTGGTGCCGGTGGTGGCGGATTACGTGCAGCCATTGCAGCCGCAGAAGCAAACCCAAACCTCAAGGTTGCTTTGGTTTCCAAAGTTTATCCAATGCGTAGCCATACGGTTGCAGCAGAAGGCGGTGCTGCCGCAGTTATTAAAGAAGAAGATTCTTACGATAAACACTTCCACGATACCGTTGCCGGTGGTGACTGGTTATGTGAACAAGACGTTGTGGAATATTTTGTTGAACATTCCCCGGTTGAAATGACCCAATTAGAACGTTGGGGTTGCCCTTGGAGTCGTAAAACAGATGGCGATGTTAACGTACGTCGTTTCGGTGGGATGAAAATCGAACGGACTTGGTTTGCTGCCGATAAAACCGGTTTCCACCTGTTACATACCCTTTTCCAAACATCTATTCAATATCCACAAATCATCCGTTTTGATGAGCATTTCGTGCTTGATATCTTAGTTGATGATGGCCATGCTCGCGGTATGGTTGCCATGAATATGATGGAAGGCACACTTGTGCAAATCAACGCAAATGCAGTCGTTATCGCAACCGGTGGTGGTTGTCGTGCATTTAAATTCAACACCAACGGTGGCATTGTAACCGGCGACGGTTTATCTATGGCTTATCGTCACGGTGTCCCACTGCGTGATATGGAATTTGTTCAATATCACCCTACCGGCTTACCGAACACCGGTATTTTAATGACCGAAGGTTGTCGTGGTGAAGGCGGTATTTTAGTGAATAAAGACGGCTACCGTTATCTACAAGATTACGGTTTGGGACCGGAAACCCCAATCGGTAAACCACAAAACAAATATATGGAATTAGGTCCTCGCGATAAAGTTTCACAAGCCTTCTGGCAAGAATGGAAAAAAGGTAACACATTAAAAACTGCTAAAGGTGTTGATGTGGTGCATTTGGATCTTCGCCACCTTGGTGAAAAATATCTGCATGAGCGTCTACCGTTTATTTGTGAATTGGCTAGCGCTTATGAAGGCGTTAATCCTGTGGAACAACCGATTCCAGTACGTCCAGTAGTACACTACACCATGGGCGGTATCGAAGTTGATTACAATAGTGAAACCCGCGTGAAAGGTTTATTTGCAGTAGGCGAATGTGCCTCTTCCGGTTTACATGGTGCAAATCGTTTAGGTTCCAACTCCTTAGCTGAATTAGTTGTGCTTGGCCGTGTAGCCGGTGAATATGCAGCGCAACGCGCAGTTGAAAACCACGCGGTAAATCAAGCGGCTGTTGATGCTCAGGCCAAAGATGTTGTTGCTCGCTTAGAGGCATTGCATAAACAAGAAGGCAATGAATCCTGGTCGGTCATCCGTGATGAAATGGGTACCGTAATGGAAGAAGGTTGTGGTATTTATCGTGACCAAGAAAGTATGCAAAAAGCAGTGGATAAAATCGCCGAATTAAAAGAACGTTATAAACGAATTCGAGTTGCCGATAACTCCAGCGTGTTTAATACCGATGTACTATATACCGTAGAACTTGGTTATATTCTTGACGTAGCCCAAGCAATTGCTAACTCCGCTATTGAACGTAAAGAGTCCCGTGGTGCCCATCAACGTCTGGATTACACAGAACGTGATGATGTGAATTACTTAAAACACACCTTGGCTTACTACAATGAAAACGGCTCACCGCGCATTGAATATAGCCCAGTGAAAATCACCAAATCCCAACCTGCAAAACGTGTTTATGGTGCAGAAGCAGAAGCTGCCGAAGCTGCTGCAAAAGCTAAGGAGAATGCAAATGGCTAATTCCCCGGTAATGAATGTTGAAATCTTGCGTTACAATCCTGAGGTTGATCAAGAGCCGCATCTTACGGCTTACCAAGTGCCTTATGACAATCAAACCTCATTATTGGATGCGTTAGGTTATATCAAAGATAAATTAGAGCCATCTCTCTCCTATCGTTGGTCATGCCGTATGGCAATCTGCGGTTCTTGTGGGATGATGGTAAACAATAAACCTAAATTGGCCTGTAAAACCTTTTTACGTGATTACAGTGGCTATATGCGTATTGAGCCGCTTGCTAATTTCCCAATTGAACGCGATTTAGTCGTTGATTTAAGCCACTTTATCGAAAGTTTAGAGGCAATTAAACCTTATATCATTGGCAACGAAGCTCCGGCATTAGATGGCAAACCTCACCCATCCAAAGAGTTACAAGTTAGCCGTACCAAACAAACTCCGGCACAACTTGAAAAATATCGTCAATTCTCGATGTGTATCAACTGTGGTTTATGCTATGCCGCTTGTCCACAATTTGGTCTAAATCCGGAATTTATCGGTCCGGCAGCCATCACAATGGCGCACCGTTATAATCTGGATAACCGCGATCATGGTAAACAATCACGGATGCCGATTCTTAACGGTAAAAATGGGGTTTGGTCTTGTACCTTTGTAGGTTATTGCTCTGAAGTTTGTCCTAAACACGTGGATCCAGCTGCAGCTATTAACCAAGGCAAAGTGGAAAGTGCCAAAGATTATGTCATCTCAATGCTCAAACCAAAAGGTTAAGGGGAAAGGATATGTCAGTAACTGTGAGTAAACGTAAAAAATACACACGCCCGGTCACCTCAACCTGGTGGAATAAATTGGATTTCTACAAAGCCTATATGCTTCGTGAAGCCACTTCTATTTTTGCTGTTTGGTTTTGCATCGTATTACTTTATGGCGTGTTGTGCCTCGCTAGTAATCCAATGCCGGGCATGGGCATTTTCGACTTCATCGGTTTCCTAAAAAATCCGATTGTAGTCTTCCTTAATATCATTACTTTAGTGGCAACCTTATACCACACCGTCACTTACTTCCTGATGACACCAAAAGTAATGAACATCATTGTAAAAAATGAACGTCTACCGCACTATGTAGTACGCAATCTACTTTGGGCGGTTACTGCCTTAGTCAGCGTTGTGGCGTTAGTATTGGCTTATATCTAGGGGGAAAGCATGGTTGATCAAAATCCAAAACGTTCCGGTGAACCACCGGTCTGGTTGATGTTCGGTGCCGGCGGTACGGTAAGTGCCATTTTCTTCCCGGTTGTCATTTTAATTATCGGTTTATTATTGCCTTTCGGTTTGGTCGATCCGGCCAACCTGGTCATTTTTGCCTATTCTTGGATTGGTAAAATCGTATTGTTAGTACTCACCATTTTCCCAATGTGGTGTGGCCTACACCGTATTCATCACGGTATGCACGATTTAAAAATCCATGTTCCGGCTGGCGGTTTTATTTTCTACGGTTTAGCGACGATTTATACCGTTTGGGTATTATTCGCAGTGTTAAGTCTATAAATCAGCTATGAATTAACCGATAAAAAACGCACCCTTGGGTGCGTTTTTTTACTTTGTTTAATCATTATTAAAAGTATCACATCGTGCAGGATCACCACTTTGTAACCCTTTTCTAAACCAGCTCAAACGTTGTGCCGAAGTACCATGCGTAAAACTATCCGGCACCACATAACCCTGGCTGCGTTTTTGCAAACGATCATCACCTACGGCTTCCGCTGCTTTAAAGGCTTTTTCCTCATCGCCTAGTTCAAATAATCCACTCTTCACCGCACTCCTTGCCCAAACACCGGCAAAGCAGTCTGCTTGTAATTCTAATTTAACTGAAAGCTGATTAGCCGTTTTGCTGTCAGATTTCTGCCGTAATCGATTTACCTGTGGCAAAATACCTAACAGATTCTGCACATGATGACCAACTTCGTGAGCAATCACATAAGCAAACGCCGAATCCCCCGCTGCGCCCAATTTATTTTTCATTTCCTGATAAAAAGACAAATCCAAATAAACCTGATTGTCATTCGGGCAATAAAATGGCCCCATTGCAGCCTGTCCGGTACCACAAGCTGTGGAAGTATAACCGCTATAAAGCACTAAGGTTGGATTGGCATAACGTTTACCCATTCTCTGAAAATACCCTTGCCAACTGTCCTCTGTGCTAGCCAACACAGTACGGGAAAGATCCTCTAAGTGAATTTCCTCGCTTGAGCTTTGTCTGCTTTCTGTGGGTTGATTTAAACCGCCAACATCCACTAAACCGGTTAAATCGACACCATAATAGGCTCCGACCAATACAATAATCAGTCCGATAATACCGCCTTTTCCGCCGCCAAAATTACCTCCGCTGCCACGTCGGTCATCAACATTATCACTCCGGCGATGTCCCTCTAAACGCATAATTACCTCGTAGTATTCAATTGAGGGGCGCATTCTATCAAAATCCGTTGGGATTTCCTCAAACAATTCAACACTCATTCCTAAAAAGAACTAACCCATTGATTTTAGTAGTGTTATAAACGCCTCTCCGATTTTAAAAGTTTTGCAAAAACAGCACATAAGTCATTGATTTTATTATAATTGATTTCAAATTCACAATTTTGCATTTTTTTCGTGCTGAATGTTGAACTATTTGCCGTTTTACCTGACCAAAAGTCGCCGTTGTCAAATGATAAAACGTCACGGCAGAAATTATTTTCAACCAACAAAAAGGAACAAATTATGGGTTTATTCGATTTTGTCAGCGATATCGGTAAAAAAGTATTTTCTAAAGAAGAAGATGCATCAAAAGCCGTCACCGACCACATCAATGCCGACAATCCAGGGATTGAAAATCTTAATGTGAGCGTACAAAACGGTACTGCAACCATTCATGGCGTAGCTTCGACTGCTGCTGCGTTAGAAAAAGCCGTTCTCATGGCTGGCAACATCCAAGGTATCAGCAATGTAACCATTAATGCCGATATCGGTAACGGGGAATCCTTGGCGGGTGACGATGCCTTTTATGTTATTCAAAAAGGTGACACCCTTTGGAAAATTGCCGAAACCCACTACGGTAATGGTGCCAAATATACTGCAATCGTAGATGCCAACAGAGAAGTTATCAAAGATGCGGATAAGATCTTCCCTGGTCAAAAAATCCGTTTACCAAAATCGCTTTAATCATTAACAAAATATGAAAGTGCAGCCTTAGAGCTGCACTTTTTTATGTGCGATATTGCCGATAAAATACCCAAAACCGACTGAATGTCGGGGATTTTTGCGGTTTCTATCGACTGTTCGATTTTCTTTCGCTATAATTCGGCGGTTTTTTATTTCTTAACAACGTGTTCGGTGTGGTTTTTACCGAGTGCAACATTAATTGAGGTTACAAATGTCATTAAATATTGAAACAACTCAAGGTTTAGAGCGTCGTGTGACGATCACCGTTCCGGCTGAAACCGTAGAAAAAGCGATCCGTGAAGAATTCAAACGCGCAGCTAAAAATGTGCGCGTAGACGGTTTCCGTAAAGGCCACGTTCCGGCTCACATTATTGAACAACGTTTTGGCGCATCTATCCGTCAAGATGTACTAAATGATCTATTACCTCGTCATTTCTTTGACGCGGTTATTGCAGAAAAAATCAACATTGCAGGTCGTCCGACTTTTGCAATCGAAACCTTTGAAGCTGGTAAAGATTTAGCTTTCACTGCAACTTTTGAAGTATATCCAGAAGTGGAATTAAAAGGTTTAGAAAACATTAAAGTTGAAAAACCAACCGTAGAAATCAACGAAACCGATGTCGACAATATGATCGATGTATTACGTAAACAACAAGCTACTTGGGCTGAAAGCAACGATGCAGCGAAAGCGGATTCCCGTGTAACTATCGATTTCGTCGGTTCTGTTGACGGTGAAGAATTCGATGGTGGCAAAGCTTCCGACTTCGTATTATTCATGGGCCAAGGTCGTATGATTCCAGGATTCGAAGATGGCATCGTTGGTCACAAAGCAGGCGAACAATTCGATATCAATGTGACTTTCCCAGCGGAATATCATGCTGAAAACTTAAAAGGTAAAGACGCGAAATTTGCGATCACCTTGAAAAAAGTAGAAGAAATGGAATTACCGGAACTTACCGATGAATTCGTTGCTAAATTTGGTCCTAACACCAAAACTGTTGCCGATTTACGTGCAGAAATCCGTAAAAACATGGAACGTGAATTAAAAAATGCATTGGTTTCCCGCGTTAAACAACAAGTGATCAATGGCTTAATCGAACAAAACCCTATTGATGTTCCAGCTTCAGCGATTGAAGAGGAAATCAATGTGTTACGTAACCAAGCTGCACAACGTTTTGGTGGTAATGCACAACAAGCAGCACAATTACCACGTGAATTATTTGAAGCTGATGCAAAACGTCGCGTGCAAGTCGGTTTATTGTTCTCTGAAGTGATCAAATCAAACGAATTAAAAGTTGATGATGAACGCGCGAAAGCAATGATTGCCGATATCGCATCAGCTTATGAACAACCGGCTGAAGTGATCGAATACTACAGCAAAAACGAAGAATTGATGAACAATATTCGTAATGTAGTGTTGGAAGAACAAGCCGTTGATGCAGTATTAGCAAAAGCGCAAGTTACTGAAAAACCATCTAGCTTCAATGAAATTATGAATCCACAAGCATAATTTTTTCACTTTACGCATAGAAATGCGGTTGATTTTTTAAAGTTTCGAAAACTGCAAAAAATCACCGCATTTTTGTTTTTAGCGTATTTCGGATAGAATATGCGCGTTTTTTTATACTGAATTTCGAGGAACAAATGAGTGTAATTCCTATGGTCGTCGAGCAAACCTCCCGCGGTGAGCGCTCTTACGATATTTATTCGCGTCTATTAAAAGAACGCGTTATCTTTTTAAGCGGCGAAGTTGAAGACCACATGGCCAACCTAATTGTGGCACAACTGCTTTTCTTAGAATCTGAAGATCCCGATAAAGATATTAATATCTACATCAATTCGCCTGGTGGCTCTGTTACAGCGGGAATGGCAATCTACGACACCATGCAATTTATCAAGCCCGATGTGCGAACATTGTGTATTGGTCAAGCTTGCTCAATGGGGGCATTTTTATTAGCCGGGGGGACTGCAGGCAAACGCGCGGCATTACCTAATGCCCGTGTGATGATTCACCAACCATTGGGTGGTTTCCGCGGACAAGCCTCGGATATTCAAATTCATGCACAAGAAATCTTAAAGATCAAGCAAACCTTAAATGATCGTTTAGCATTCCATACCGGGCAAAGCATCGAACGCATTGAAAAAGACACCGACCGAGATAATTTTATGTCGGCACAAGAAGCCAAAGATTACGGTCTCGTTGATGCTGTTTTGCTAAAACGTGAAGGATAAAATCATGACAACTGAAGATAAAGATAAAAACCTCCACTGCTCTTTTTGTGGCAAACCTAAAAATGAAGTGAATAAACTCATCGCTGGTACCGAAGGATATATTTGTAACGAATGTATCGATCTGTGCCATGGAATGCTGCTTAATGAATCAGATAGCGTTAGTAGCCCAGAAAAAGCAGCGGAAAATGAACCTTTACCAACCCCTCATCAGATCCGTCAACATCTAGATGATTATGTTATCGGTCAGGACTATGCCAAAAAGGTATTGTCCGTTGCGGTCTATAATCATTACAAAAGATTGCGTTCAAACCATCAAACCAATGATGTGGAATTAGGCAAAAGCAATATTTTACTTATTGGCCCTACCGGTAGTGGTAAAACCCTACTTGCCCAAACCTTGGCTCGTCGCCTGAACGTACCTTTTGCTATGGCTGATGCAACAACATTAACCGAGGCCGGCTAC
It includes:
- the frdC gene encoding fumarate reductase subunit FrdC, whose product is MSVTVSKRKKYTRPVTSTWWNKLDFYKAYMLREATSIFAVWFCIVLLYGVLCLASNPMPGMGIFDFIGFLKNPIVVFLNIITLVATLYHTVTYFLMTPKVMNIIVKNERLPHYVVRNLLWAVTALVSVVALVLAYI
- the asnC gene encoding transcriptional regulator AsnC; translated protein: MHNIDALDQQILRVLTKDARTPYAEMAKSFGVSPGTIHVRVEKMRQSGIIEGTKAIINERKLGYDVCCFIGIILKSAKDYDKVIKQLEAFDEVVEAYYTTGNYSIFIKVMTHTIAELHSVLATKIQLIDEIQSTETLISMQNPILRDIKP
- a CDS encoding HAAAP family serine/threonine permease, which encodes MHHSYRARWNKFDFAWVINLFGTAVGAGILFLPITAGMGGFWPLVFMAVIVGPMTYFAHRALAYFVLSSKKPGSDITEVVEEHFGKTAGKLITLLYFFAIFPILLIYGNGITNTVNSFIVNQLHFAEPNRAVLSLVLIAALISVMLFNERVMLKITEWLVYPLVLILLGLSIYLIPNWNLAIVQELPTVQGFFVTLWLTIPVLVFSFNHSPAISSFTLSQQREYQEFEKTEYHIGRTEKGASTMLLAFVMLFVFSCVLTLTPAELMAAKEQNIPILSFLANKFDNPVITYFGPAVAFFAITSSFFGHYLGAREGLEGLYIKLSGKQVNRRKLNIYAAVFFLITLWGVAIINPSILGLIESLGGPIIAMILFIMPMYAIRKVPAMARYQGRFSNIFVVVMGLIAISALLYGLLF
- the lysM gene encoding peptidoglycan-binding protein LysM; this translates as MGLFDFVSDIGKKVFSKEEDASKAVTDHINADNPGIENLNVSVQNGTATIHGVASTAAALEKAVLMAGNIQGISNVTINADIGNGESLAGDDAFYVIQKGDTLWKIAETHYGNGAKYTAIVDANREVIKDADKIFPGQKIRLPKSL
- a CDS encoding L-serine ammonia-lyase; this translates as MISVFDMFKIGIGPSSSHTVGPMKAGKQFIDDLHAQGCFATTAEIVVDVYGSLSMTGHGHATDTAIIMGLAGYLPHDVDIDLIPKFIEELRTSGRLAIDKGAKTVKFDFDNNMIFHSSFLSLHENGMRITALDESHQVLYQQTYYSIGGGFIVDEAHFNQQQETQEEVPYPYQTAEDILKHCNDTGKMISTIMWENELALHGRPAVEEHLAKVWETMEACIKHGVRTEGILPGPLKVPRRAATLYRLLNANSNLTNDPMQVIDWVNMYALAVNEENAAGGRVVTAPTNGACGIIPAVLSYYGKFIAPLSAEIVGRYLLTAGIIGSLYKMNASISGAEVGCQGEVGVACSMAAAGLAEILGGTPLQVCNAAEIAMEHNLGLTCDPVGGQVQVPCIERNAIAAVKAINASRMALRRTSNPRVSLDKVIETMYETGKDMNAKYRETSTGGLAVKVICD
- the ypfJ gene encoding KPN_02809 family neutral zinc metallopeptidase translates to MRLEGHRRSDNVDDRRGSGGNFGGGKGGIIGLIIVLVGAYYGVDLTGLVDVGGLNQPTESRQSSSEEIHLEDLSRTVLASTEDSWQGYFQRMGKRYANPTLVLYSGYTSTACGTGQAAMGPFYCPNDNQVYLDLSFYQEMKNKLGAAGDSAFAYVIAHEVGHHVQNLLGILPQVNRLRQKSDSKTANQLSVKLELQADCFAGVWARSAVKSGLFELGDEEKAFKAAEAVGDDRLQKRSQGYVVPDSFTHGTSAQRLSWFRKGLQSGDPARCDTFNND
- the frdD gene encoding fumarate reductase subunit FrdD, whose amino-acid sequence is MVDQNPKRSGEPPVWLMFGAGGTVSAIFFPVVILIIGLLLPFGLVDPANLVIFAYSWIGKIVLLVLTIFPMWCGLHRIHHGMHDLKIHVPAGGFIFYGLATIYTVWVLFAVLSL
- a CDS encoding succinate dehydrogenase/fumarate reductase iron-sulfur subunit translates to MANSPVMNVEILRYNPEVDQEPHLTAYQVPYDNQTSLLDALGYIKDKLEPSLSYRWSCRMAICGSCGMMVNNKPKLACKTFLRDYSGYMRIEPLANFPIERDLVVDLSHFIESLEAIKPYIIGNEAPALDGKPHPSKELQVSRTKQTPAQLEKYRQFSMCINCGLCYAACPQFGLNPEFIGPAAITMAHRYNLDNRDHGKQSRMPILNGKNGVWSCTFVGYCSEVCPKHVDPAAAINQGKVESAKDYVISMLKPKG
- the frdA gene encoding fumarate reductase (quinol) flavoprotein subunit produces the protein MQTVNVDIAIVGAGGGGLRAAIAAAEANPNLKVALVSKVYPMRSHTVAAEGGAAAVIKEEDSYDKHFHDTVAGGDWLCEQDVVEYFVEHSPVEMTQLERWGCPWSRKTDGDVNVRRFGGMKIERTWFAADKTGFHLLHTLFQTSIQYPQIIRFDEHFVLDILVDDGHARGMVAMNMMEGTLVQINANAVVIATGGGCRAFKFNTNGGIVTGDGLSMAYRHGVPLRDMEFVQYHPTGLPNTGILMTEGCRGEGGILVNKDGYRYLQDYGLGPETPIGKPQNKYMELGPRDKVSQAFWQEWKKGNTLKTAKGVDVVHLDLRHLGEKYLHERLPFICELASAYEGVNPVEQPIPVRPVVHYTMGGIEVDYNSETRVKGLFAVGECASSGLHGANRLGSNSLAELVVLGRVAGEYAAQRAVENHAVNQAAVDAQAKDVVARLEALHKQEGNESWSVIRDEMGTVMEEGCGIYRDQESMQKAVDKIAELKERYKRIRVADNSSVFNTDVLYTVELGYILDVAQAIANSAIERKESRGAHQRLDYTERDDVNYLKHTLAYYNENGSPRIEYSPVKITKSQPAKRVYGAEAEAAEAAAKAKENANG
- the epmA gene encoding elongation factor P--(R)-beta-lysine ligase, coding for MTKSSQWMPSASIETLLARAKILNEIRRFFSERGLLEVETPTLSEFGVTDLHLSTFSTEFIAPFDAKSKTLWLSTSPEYHMKRLLAAGSGPIFQICKVFRNEEAGSRHNPEFTMLEWYRPHFDMYRLINEVDDLLQQILDCKPAESLSYQFVFQEYLGLDPLSASRAELIEVARKHQFIADDDEDRDTLLQFLFSSVIEPQIGREAPVAVYHFPSSQAALAQLSPEDYRVAERFEFYYQGLELANGFHELTDAAEQQRRFELDNRLREKNGLPTRAIDHRFLAALQAGIPNTSGVALGLDRLIMLALGLNDISQVISFGIENA